The genomic region CGGTGACGTTTGGTTATCCGAAACGGGGGTTTTTTCCGGGCGATGGGACATTGTCCCAGGCCCACAATTGCGTCGGCAAACTTTATGTCCGGCCGATCGGCTTGAGCCCCAGGGTGATAGAACAACTAAAACCGCAAACCCATCTGATAACGACATCCGATATTAAACCCCCGCTGAACCCCCGGCTGAAGACATCCCACAAGGGGACATATGGTCATGTTTTCACCGTTGCCTGCTCGCTGGGGAAAATCGGCGCCGGACTGATGGCGGCCCATACCGCGCTGAAGGCGGGGGCGGGGCTTTCAACGCTGGTCTTGCCTTCCGGCGCCTACCGAAAAATCGATCCACGGGCGTTGGAAATCATGTATGAACCGATTGGGCCAGGTAATTCGGCATTTTTTACTCCAAAAGATTTGCCTGCTGTTCTGGAACGCCTCAAAAAAGCCACAGTTGTCGCCATAGGCCCCGGTCTTGGCGCCCACCCCCATACCGTCCATTTTGTCCATTCAGTCCTGTCCCACTACCGGGGCCCAATGGTCATCGATGCCGATGGCCTCAATGCCGTCGCCGCCAATCCGGAGATTTTGATGAAAAGGAGGGGGCTGACTCTTCTCACCCCTCACCCTGCCGAGATGGGGAGGCTTGTCGGGACAACAACCCCCGTTGTCCAGAAAAATCGTCTCAAAACCACGGCATCCTTTGCCCGAAGATACGGGGTCAATGTTCTTCTCAAGGGTTACAGGAGTATTTTATCTTTATCTAATGGAATAACCTGGATAAATCCTACAGGAAATCCGGCCATGGCCAGCGCGGGGCAGGGGGACGTGCTTACCGGAATTTACGCGGGACTGATGGCACAGTATCTGCAACGAACAGAAGCGTTGTTGTTTGGATGTTTTTTGCACGGATTGGTCGGTGATTTGTTGGCCCAAAAGAGGCGGGTGGTCTTGGCTACTGACGTTGCGAACAATTTGGACCTTGGGTATGACAAAGGAATGTCAAATATCAAATGTCAAATTTGACCTTGTCGTTTTGGATTTCCTTTGGCATTTGAACTTTGGCATTTGAACTTTGCATGTGAAACCCTTCCTCTCCAAATCGCCAACCGAAACCGAAAAATTCGCCGCTGATTTTT from Deltaproteobacteria bacterium harbors:
- a CDS encoding NAD(P)H-hydrate dehydratase, with product MYLLTAQETRRLDDLSIHRCKIPARRLMNRAGKEVFRVIKKEFENLKRKKIAVFCGPGNNGGDGLVVARHLKKAGAKVQIFLLSPPRKRGSSTYLDSRFRGNDIGGIFDKIGKPDLVIDALFGIGLSRPLAGTPRKWIREMNRLKGVKLAIDIPSGLCADTGKVLGTAFRADITVTFGYPKRGFFPGDGTLSQAHNCVGKLYVRPIGLSPRVIEQLKPQTHLITTSDIKPPLNPRLKTSHKGTYGHVFTVACSLGKIGAGLMAAHTALKAGAGLSTLVLPSGAYRKIDPRALEIMYEPIGPGNSAFFTPKDLPAVLERLKKATVVAIGPGLGAHPHTVHFVHSVLSHYRGPMVIDADGLNAVAANPEILMKRRGLTLLTPHPAEMGRLVGTTTPVVQKNRLKTTASFARRYGVNVLLKGYRSILSLSNGITWINPTGNPAMASAGQGDVLTGIYAGLMAQYLQRTEALLFGCFLHGLVGDLLAQKRRVVLATDVANNLDLGYDKGMSNIKCQI